A genomic stretch from Pomacea canaliculata isolate SZHN2017 linkage group LG2, ASM307304v1, whole genome shotgun sequence includes:
- the LOC112558279 gene encoding uncharacterized protein LOC112558279, with translation MACSLINPEGKSEHPSETGTGTIRWLATRPLAGRWVIEYKGQENYNISVQGESPLGLEITLYEIDTITGVSELVQNSPTAGRPTRIILDIVGAELMGMLFNISLVTSDGRSLASDWVRHTGGPNDPQYATTLTWPAESVYVLAVGTESSGDSFQRQSPYTFVPTLIDLQLLNDPGTSVMHSSVPLTIRYTVTNYGQTDTLLLSTSVDNKVFEANVSPSKIVLGQGSTFTGSVTVTVEESTVASSETGLLQVRVTSRSDPHETQKATRLLTVGGSKADDKPPSCHVISITSNCSASAGPDGRRSKCGEGQWTVRALVSDDVSGLASVSFSGVSASDEYVIEPIIKGQATKEVPVFYRTTCCKKSITLLTSDEAGHANICEFLQDSIGVTTGKVSQGKVSPNTKQSLTMTSSPVQRSSRVSSTTWFGPTLQGETIIVPPRELQGTTYSPLSLNANSHLEGVTREQGAETEDYSTVKVAAVALGSVGGVAGLSVIILCSLYFFRYRRYRRRESRDDEDNLSSSTISTVSQASDFRCSVPSRASRRGL, from the exons ATGGCTTGCAGTCTGATTAATCCGGAAG GTAAATCTGAACACCCATCTGAGACAGGGACGGGTACAATTCGGTGGCTTGCGACGAGACCACTTGCAG GTAGATGGGTCATTGAGTACAAGGGACAAGAGAACTACAATATCAGTGTCCAAGGGGAAAGTCCTTTGGGCCTCGAGATAACCTTGTACGAAATCGACACAATAACTGGAGTTTCCGAACTTGTACAGAACAGCCCAACCGCAG GTCGTCCGACAAGGATTATACTGGATATTGTGGGCGCGGAGCTGATGGGCATGCTCTTTAACATCTCCCTCGTGACGTCAGACGGAAGGAGTCTTGCTAGCGATTGGGTGAGGCACACAGGTGGACCGAATGACCCTCAGTATGCAACCACACTCACCTGGCCTGCTGAG tccGTGTACGTCCTGGCGGTTGGCACAGAGAGTAGCGGGGACAGCTTTCAGCGTCAGAGCCCCTACACGTTTGTTCCAACGCTCATTGACCTCCAGCTGCTCAACGACCCCGGCACCA GTGTTATGCACAGTTCTGTGCCCCTGACCATCAGGTACACGGTGACAAACTATGGACAGACAGATACGTTGCTGTTATCTACGTCAGTTGATAACAAG GTCTTTGAAGCAAATGTATCCCCATCCAAGATAGTGCTTGGTCAGGGAAGCACGTTTACCGGAAGTGTCACAGTTACCGTAGAGGAATCAACAGTAGCATCATCGGAAACCGG GCTACTCCAAGTGCGAGTGACAAGTCGCAGCGACCCCCACGAAACGCAAAAGGCGACTCGTCTTCTCACGGTGGGTGGGTCAAAGGCTGACGACAAGCCGCCatcttgtcacgtgatttctATCACTAGCAACTGCAGCGCCAGCGCCGGACCAGATGGGAGGCGCTCAAAGTGCGGCGAGGGCCAGTGGACTGTTCGTGCGTTGGTGTCTGATGACGTGTCAGGCCTGGCGTCTGTCTCCTTCAGTGGCGTCAGCGCCTCTGACGAATACGTCATCGAGCCGATCATCAAAGGTCAAGCGACCAAAGAGGTTCCCGTGTTCTACAG aACCACTTGCTGCAAGAAGAGCATCACTCTGTTAACGTCTGATGAGGCTGGTCACGCGAACATCTGTGAGTTTCTTCAGGACTCCATTGGCGTGACTACAGGCAAGGTGTCGCAAGGAAAGGTTTctccaaacacaaaacaatcttTGACGATGACATCATCGCCTGTTCAGCGATCGTCAAGGGTTAGCTCAACCACTTGGTTTGGGCCGACTCTCCAAGGGGAGACAATAATTGTACCTCCGAGAGAGTTGCAGGGTACGACTTACTCCCCTTTGTCACTGAACGCAAATTCTCATCTCGAAGGGGTCACCAGAGAGCAG GGCGCGGAGACGGAAGATTACTCTACAGTAAAGGTAGCAGCAGTCGCTTTGGGATCTGTCGGAGGAGTTGCAGGACTTTCGGTCATCATTCTTTGCAGCCTTTACTTCTTCCGTTATCGTCGATATCGCCGACGAGAGAGTCGAGATGATGAAGACAACCTCAGCAGCTCCACCATAAGTACTGTATCTCAAGCATCCGATTTCCGTTGTAGTGTTCCCTCACGAGCGTCCAGGCGCGGACTTTGA
- the LOC112558040 gene encoding YEATS domain-containing protein 2-like — MTGKRSCVDLDPDYEDISEHQAKRQRVLEQDAKEASLKKIESIIWSQFKMETENIESDVVIIDQLLNQARSMMDRLRAVTVASYYSRLQQNPGKTSQTSIFPVNAIHPSVKKYLGKAPVATHVKTETVTSPHKDDKNRLNSASAPGHVPQQASTNLGQSQSETPAFSSESADVNRGSRFTEKKTIVVGNVSKHITDRQREVNDHSTHKWMVYVRGPRDNPSIHSFVSKVWFFLHPSYRPNDRVEISSPPFHLTRRGWGEFPVRVQLHFWDERNKRVDIIHNLKLDRSYTGLQTLGAETVVEIELLREFTGNGYSKLHHSLFSDSCLEETVIKEEKEDDGVEVQTGNTETCADVDASNMRLKDECLLDWVSKEVESDSTSYPCEITSATHKTTEVTIKQEPSELITGSHSNISYKTNDSTKGEHIMINRFKKPEPLPVLGSEKGTVTGRASGDTEAIPAKRNDGIEENDFVGDDASACVTSSNSAPFASQSLQTNPCLTSVKVNLGETTPNTVASSPLIMQTTVLSKSSLQSPETSQPSVILVSTAPRAPVVPPVNSSARMVSLLQRPQSVVVPRNVHGSPRMAVPVSAISGSTLNQLHAKSSLSDVNAPKVLMQVTPAGLKVINTQKPLAASAACNSLLTPKEIVVSRSTHTSKISHSLLPPQQKVVGRPSTTAISTNSLLPSQQVVVGRPTTSAATTNSFLPPQQIVIVRPPGSPLVSNCLSLPQQTILTKPVTHIPSRTESIVSGTTVNKVSLLTSPITVATSVQPSKLPAVAARTVSLLKLNGPIQNHNKLSGSSPAGSGVVTSSLTALTPVVTSSNSSKVTLVLPKSNERPVLLNFDLSQIRGQGLMLDPVSIDKPSSLGASSSQNQSAQGQNTKPMARLHT; from the exons ATGACTGGTAAACGTTCCTGTGTTGATTTGGATCCTGACTATGAAGACATATCAGAACATCAAGCAAAACGCCAGCGTGTCctagaacaagatg CAAAGGAAGCAAGCTTGAAAAAGATAGAGAGCATTATATGGAGTCAGTTCAAAATGGAGACTGAAAATATTGAATCTGATGTCGTCATAATTGATCAA CTGCTGAATCAAGCTCGATCTATGATGGACCGATTGCGGGCTGTCACTGTTGCCAGCTATTATTCACGGCTCCAGCAGAATCCTGGAAAA ACTTCACAGACGTCCATTTTCCCTGTAAATGCCATTCATCCAagtgttaaaaaatatctaGGAAAGGCACCTGTGGCCACGCATGTGAAGACAGAAACTGTCACATCACCacacaaagatgacaaaaacagaTTAAATAGTGCGTCTGCTCCAGGACACGTGCCACAACAGGCTTCAACAAATTTAGGA CAAAGCCAATCAGAAACACCAGCATTTAGCTCAGAGTCAGCAGATGTAAACAGGGGCTCCAGATTTACCGAGAAGAAAACTATTGTTGTTGGCAATGTCTcaaa gcacataacagacagacagcgaGAAGTCAATGACCACTCAACACACAAGTGGATGGTGTATGTTAGAGGCCCAAGAGACAATCCCTCCATCCactcttttgtttcaaaagtcTGGTTTTTTCTTCATCCCAGCTACAGACCTAATGATCGCGTGGAGATAAG CTCACCCCCATTTCACCTGACCCGTCGAGGATGGGGTGAATTTCCAGTCAGAGTCCAACTACATTTTTGGGATGAGCGTAACAAACGTGTTGACATTATTCATAACTTGAAG CTGGACAGATCATATACAGGCCTGCAAACACTTGGTGCTGAAACA GTTGTTGAGATTGAGCTTCTGCGAGAATTTACAGGAAATGGCTATTCTAAATTACACCACAGCCTTTTCTCAGATTCGTGCTTAGAAGAAACTGTTAttaaagaggagaaagaagatgaTGGAGTAGAAGTACAGACAGGAAATACTGAAACTTGTGCAGACGTAGATGCATCAAACATGAGATTAAAGGATGAATGCCTTTTAGACTGGGTCTCGAAAGAAGTGGAATCAGACAGCACCAGCTATCCATGTGAGATTACATCTGCCACACACAAGACCACAGAAGTCACCATAAAGCAAGAGCCATCTGAGCTGATTACAGGGTCTCACAGCAATATCAGTTATAAGACCAATGACAGCACCAAGGGAGAACATATCATGATCAACAGATTCAAGAAACCTGAGCCACTTCCTGTATTAGGGAGTGAAAAAGGAACTGTTACTGGTAGGGCATCAGGAGACACTGAAGCCATTCCAGCTAAAAGGAATGATGGAATAGAAGAAAATGACTTTGTTGGTGATGATGCTTCTGCATGTGTGACCAGCAGCAACAGTGCTCCTTTTGCCAGTCAGAGTCTCCAGACTAATCCTTGTCTTACTTCTGTGAAAGTTAACCTTGGAGAGACAACTCCAAACACTGTAGCATCTTCACCACTAATAATGCAAACTACTGTACTCAGCAAAAGCAGTCTACAGTCTCCAGAAACTTCACAGCCATCTGTCATATTGGTAAGCACAGCTCCGAGAGCACCAGTGGTACCTCCAGTGAACTCAAGTGCAAGGATGGTGTCTCTGTTACAAAGACCACAGTCTGTAGTGGTACCCAGAAATGTTCATGGATCACCAAGAATGGCTGTGCCAGTTTCAGCAATCTCAGGCAGCACACTCAATCAGTTGCATGCTAAAAGCAGCTTATCTGATGTAAATGCTCCAAAGGTATTGATGCAGGTTACTCCAGCAGGCCTGAAGGTCATCAATACTCAAAAGCCTTTGGCTGCCTCAGCTGCCTGTAATTCTCTTTTGACTCCCAAAGAGATTGTGGTATCAAGATCTACACACACCTCAAAAATTTCACATTCTCTTCTACCTCCTCAGCAGAAGGTTGTTGGAAGGCCATCAACTACAGCAATATCCACaaactctcttcttccttctcaacAGGTGGTTGTTGGAAGACCAACGACTTCAGCAGCAACCACAAACTCTTTTTTGCCTCCTCAGCAGATTGTGATTGTTAGACCACCAGGCAGCCCATTAGTTTCAAACTGCCTTTCTCTACCTCAGCAGACCATTTTGACAAAGCCTGTGACTCACATTCCATCCAGAACAGAGAGCATTGTTAGTGGCACAACTGTTAACAAAGTGTCTTTGCTCACCTCACCCATCACTGTTGCAACTAGTGTTCAACCTTCCAAACTGCCAGCTGTAGCTGCAAGAACAGTTTCCCTGCTAAAGTTAAATGGTCCCATACAAAATCACAACAAGCTTTCTGGTTCGTCACCAGCTGGATCAGGTGTTGTAACCAGTTCGTTAACTGCATTAACACCTGTGGTTACATCTTCTAACTCATCTAAAGTTACTCTTGTTCTGccaaaatcaaatgaaagaccAGTGCTTCTTAACTTTGACCTGTCACAGATAAGAGGTCAAGGACTTATGCTGGATCCTGTCTCTATTGACAAGCCATCCAGTTTAGGTGCTTCTTCGTCACAAAATCAATCTGCTCAGGGTCAAAACACCAAACCCATGGCCCGACTCCATACCTGA
- the LOC112557656 gene encoding homeobox protein ceh-19-like: protein MSSSGFQNGFSPFDSISRPYYPPYSASLGQTGWMYQSLYQRHLMIEAQKSSARRQRRVVVDRKPRQAYSSTQLERLEEEFKKDRYLSVSKRVELSKDLSLTETQIKTWFQNRRTKWKKQMAMKLKREGFSAAHLWNPLSIMPPSHTYFLSANPCLVNFDRPFI from the exons ATGTCGTCGTCCGGCTTTCAAAACGGGTTTTCTCCCTTTGACTCCATATCGCGTCCATACTACCCTCCGTATTCCGCAAGTCTCGGCCAGACCGGGTGGATGTACCAGTCTCTTTACCAAAGACATTTAATGATTGAAG CACAGAAGAGCTCAGCCCGTCGTCAGCGCCGTGTAGTTGTCGACAGGAAACCGAGGCAGGCATACTCTTCTACACAGCTTGAACGACTTGAGGAGGAATTTAAG AAAGACAGATACCTCAGTGTCAGTAAACGTGTAGAGCTTTCAAAAGACCTCAGCTTGACAGAGACGCAGATAAAAACGTGGTTCCAGAACAGAAG gACAAAGTGGAAGAAGCAAATGGCAATGAAGCTGAAAAGGGAAGGGTTCAGCGCCGCCCATCTGTGGAACCCCTTGTCAATCATGCCTCCAAGCCACACCTACTTTCTTTCCGCAAACCCTTGTTTGGTCAACTTTGACAGGCCATTCATCTAA
- the LOC112557783 gene encoding YEATS domain-containing protein 2-like, translated as MPRTRRWFSPDHILLPSSSQLSAPGDALVCVSSTSVGDGQLKIKLENEFFDKQSMETEKRILAWKDKKQKVPECRVSPQEPVLSSLRLEDYSDLRTLIRAAVIKHPLIDIESDKFTRPYCAQSWEQWVSWNVGKQRAAEWTRAATVRKYIQRQLGAENKFKGEQLWTTRHIMQWCRLYGQSPHQPGGQIVSSQTCEWMSEEEDKEQDLVARKFSTLSTPIGLLTKVVEEVPDSDSDDASEIDIVSTVAPKTKVKIKKAQGEDLSGTEIFPPSEEATFVQQTAAKIGVKFLPTLMQPNVMTHTCEDMIYAAMLEFSSEILSDACAAHVSSDKPLHTLTVPDVYQALVHMPFSALFTNEHLGSQEEISSCNR; from the exons ATGCCTCGAACCCGTAGGTGGTTTTCTCCAGATCACATTTTGTTGCCGTCCTCATCGCAGCTCTCTGCACCTGGAGATGCCTTGGTTTGTGTCTCTTCCACCAGTGTAGGAGATGGCCAGCTCAAGATTAAGCTTGAAAATGAGTTCTTTGACAAGCAGAGCAtggaaacagagaaaagaatcTTGGCCTGGAAGGATAAGAAACAGAAGGTGCCAGAGTGCAGAGTCAGTCCTCAAGAACCAGTACTGTCAAGCCTCAG ACTGGAGGATTATTCAGACCTTCGTACTCTCATCAGAGCTGCTGTTATCAAGCATCCTTTGATTGACATTGAATCGG acaagtTTACTCGACCTTATTGTGCACAGTCCTGGGAACAGTGGGTGTCTTGGAATGTTGGCAAACAGCGAGCTGCAGAG TGGACAAGGGCAGCAACAGTTCGAAAATACATTCAACGTCAACTTGGGGCTGAGAATAAATTTAAAGGGGAACAGCTATGGACTACCCGGCACATAATGCAGTGGTGTCGTTTGTATGGCCAAAGCCCACATCAGCCAG GCGGTCAGATTGTTTCATCACAGACATGTGAATGGATGAGTGAAGAAGAGGATAAGGAACAAGATCTTGTAGCCAGGAAGTTTTCCACACTTTCTACACCAATAGGATTGCTTACAAAGGTTGTAGAGGAGGTCCCTGACTCTGATAGTGACGATGCATCAGAAATTGATATTGTTTCCACAG TTGCTCctaaaacaaaagtgaaaattaagAAAGCCCAAGGAGAAGATCtatcaggaacagaaatatTCCCACCTTCGGAAGAAGCGACCTTTGTGCAACAGACTGCAGCAAAG ATTGGTGTGAAGTTTTTGCCAACACTGATGCAGCCCAATGTGATGACACACACTTGTGAAGATATGATCTATGCA gCCATGCTTGAATTTTCCAGTGAAATTTTAAGTGATGCCTGTGCAGCCCATGTTTCATCAGACAA gcCACTACACACTCTGACAGTTCCTGATGTTTACCAGGCCTTGGTTCACATGCCTTTTTCAGCCTTGTTTACCAACGAACACTTGGGTTCTCAGGAAGAGATCTCCTCTTGTAACAGATGA